A genomic region of Chelmon rostratus isolate fCheRos1 chromosome 8, fCheRos1.pri, whole genome shotgun sequence contains the following coding sequences:
- the thrap3a gene encoding thyroid hormone receptor-associated protein 3, which translates to MSRSTKSASRSRSRSRSRSRTRSTSRSSSRSRSRSRKRRYGSRSRSRSRSHSPPHNREKKYQRGYQNSREFRGYHRGFRRPYNFRGRGRGFFPRGRYQRGGGGGGYNNNNNCRPKWKNYKQYPQKQQQQQQQQQQQQNYSQGRFHNLQKRSGSPHRGHSHHSDRSSSPLSRHSRHSSSSSHSASPKSRQALLPTNQNSKDVKEELSASKEVQKGGGGDGEPVELVGVLAGDTKGGAGSGKTEGNWQSLTVCSSSPKRTSPLASSAVIVGQSSQAPNQSSSSPKITNDTSNGAPSWQTVCSSSSTKKPSHEGLNPMLSSFDFFSNEEYLNGDKTAISIAFGKFLEEQNKKAKSWENGKTSEAQDVDMEEGKLNGKASTNISDSVSRKYKEDIDGEVSLNSFLKASPFLSAEEEEEMIIKPHSKPLHNDRHNGDESSKPKSKVTHSDPEMFEECFGKWQSVAYSQVADAMAEDIYLSRKQDKAAAIAAALAKRELAGKFEGLPTEMDGKSRKIAKSPSIPSPSPPPRRNSDREMFMIRSEDSPFMSSRKQETKLNVRMDFLGDNLISSSDILAEERQLSQDLVQSSKKGQEFRSIFQHVQNAQLQRSPSELFAQHIVTIVHHIKAQHFPSSGMTLNERFTLYQRRAAEKEMMKPRKSPEIHRRIDVSPRAFKKHSQLFEAMKSSEDGTYKDGGEKMKGDPMDLRLDIERRKKYTTHERDYNQDRGRDTGDSPDSSRERSVEKFSKCHERSKKSKKKRSRSSSSSSSSSSKSQKEDVAHDKSDPKDKGFNRARLGQRESPGSAERGRPRGGFQVRIRGRGWNRGNYQGNYSHTNNMPNTAVHPKNEDWDPEYTPKSRKYYLHDDRDGETEFKWVDNRGRGRGSFLRGRARFIIRKATGGPNTNGPKWAHDKFQVNGEQGGKEEEETEQDHEEGEIDGEHT; encoded by the exons ATGTCCAGATCCACGAAATCCGCCTCGAGGTCTCGGAGCCGCTCCAGGTCCCGGTCAAGAACCCGCTCCACCTCTCGCTCCAGCAGTCgctccaggtccaggtccaggaaGCGCCGCTATGG CTCTAGGTCTCGGTCACGGTCAAGATCTCATTCTCCACCTCACAACCGGGAGAAGAAATATCAGAGGGGATACCAGAACAGTCGAGAGTTCCGGGGTTACCACCGCGGCTTCCGGAGGCCATACAACTTCAGGGGCCGAGGGCGGGGCTTCTTCCCACGCGGACGCTACCAGCGTGGCGGTGGGGGTGGTGGctataacaataacaacaactgCCGCCCCAAATGGAAGAACTACAAGCAGTACCctcaaaaacagcaacagcagcagcaacagcagcagcagcagcaaaactaTTCACAAGGACGATTTCACAACCTCCAGAAACGCTCAGGAAGCCCCCATCGTGGTCACTCTCACCACTCTGACCGATCGTCCTCGCCGTTGTCTAGACACTCGCGGcattcttcctcttcctcacactccGCCTCTCCCAAAAGCAGGCAAGCCTTGCTGCCGACTAACCAAAACTCCAAGGATGTGAAAGAGGAGCTTTCGGCGTCCAAGGAGGTCcaaaagggaggagggggagatggGGAGCCAGTGGAGCTCGTCGGGGTGTTGGCAGGAGACACCAAAGGCGGCGCAGGCAGTGGGAAAACTGAGGGGAACTGGCAGAGCCTgacagtctgcagcagcagtccGAAGAGAACGAGTCCACTGGCAAGCTCTGCTGTTATTGTTGGTCAGAGCAGCCAGGCTCCTAACCAGTCTAGTTCCTCCCCTAAAATCACCAATGACACCAGCAATGGCGCTCCCTCCTGGCAGACAGTGTGTAGTTCATCCtcaacaaaaaaaccctcacatGAAGGTCTAAATCCAATGCTGTCCAGCTTTGACTTCTTCTCCAACGAGGAATACCTGAATGGAGATAAAACAGCAATCTCCATTGCCTTCGGAAA GTTTTTGGaggagcaaaataaaaaagcaaaatcttGGGAAAATGGCAAGACCTCAGAAGCCCAAGATGTGGATATGGAAGAAGGGAAATTAAATGGCAAAGCATCCACAAATATCTCTGACTCAGTGTCAAGAAAGTACAAAGAGGACATTGATGGCGAAGTGTCTCTGAACAGCTTTTTGAAAgcttctccttttctgtctgctgaggaagaggaggagatgataaTTAAGCCTCATTCAAAGCCGCTTCACAACGACCGGCACAATGGGGACGAGTCCTCTAAGCCAAAGAGCAAAGTCACTCACTCAGACCCGGAAATGTTTGAAGAATGCTTTGGCAAATGGCAGAGCGTGGCCTATTCACAGGTGGCAGATGCCATGGCAGAGGACATATATCTGAGCAGAAAGCAGGATAAAGCGGCGGCCATTGCTGCTGCCCTCGCCAAGAGGGAGTTAGCGGGAAAATTTGAGGGCCTGCCCACAGAAATGGATGGCAAATCCAGGAAGATTGCAAAATCTCCCTCCATCCCATCTCCTTCACCACCACCAAGGAGGAACTCTGACAGAGAGATGTTTATGATCAGGAGCGAGGACTCACCTTTCATGTCCTCGAgaaaacaggagacaaaacTAAATGTCAGAATGGATTTCCTTGGCGATAACCTGATAAG CTCTTCTGATATTTTAGCTGAGGAGCGTCAGTTGTCTCAGGATCTTGTGCAGTCCTCAAAAAAGGGTCAGGAGTTTCGCTCCATCTTTCAGCATGTTCAAAATGCTCAGTTACAGAGGAGTCCCTCTGAGCTGTTTGCTCAACACATTGTCACCATCGTTCACCACATTAAAG CTCAGCACTTTCCGTCTTCTGGAATGACTCTAAACGAGCGATTCACCTTGTACCAAAGACGAGCTGCAGAGAAGGAAATGATGAAGCCAAGAAAAAGCCCAGAGATACACAG GAGAATTGATGTTTCACCAAGAGCTTTTAAGAAACACTCTCAACTTTTTGAGGCGATGAAAAGCTCAGAGGATGGCACTTACAAG GATGGCGGGGAAAAAATGAAGGGCGACCCAATGGACCTTCGTTTGGATATTGAGCGCCGTAAAAAATATACCACCCATGAAAGAGATTATAATCAGGATCGGGGGAGAGATACGGGAGATTCCCCAGATTCTAGTAGAGAGAGATCTGTGGAAAAGTTCTCCAAATGCCATGAGAGATCAAA GAAGAGTAAGAAGAAGCGCTCTCGCTCAAGttcttcctcgtcttcctcgTCCTCTAAGTCCCAAAAAGAGGATGTGGCCCATGACAAGTCTGATCCCAAAGATAAAGGCTTTAACAGGGCCCGACTGGGTCAAAGGGAGTCACCAGGATCAGCTGAAAGAGGAAGACCACGTGGAGGTTTT CAAGTCCGGATTCGTGGAAGGGGCTGGAACAGAGGCAACTATCAGGGAAACTACTCACATACTAACAACATGCCAAACACGGCAGTACACCCAAAAAATGAAGACTGGGACCCAGAGTACACTCCCAAGAGCAGAAAATACTACTTG CACGATGACAGAGACGGGGAGACCGAATTCAAGTGGGTGGACAACCGAGGGCGAGGACGGGGAAGCTTCTTGCGTGGAAGGGCGCGATTCATCATCCGCAAAGCCACCGGGGGCCCCAACACCAATGGCCCCAAATGGGCCCATGACAAGTTCCAGGTCAACGGGGAGCAAGGtggcaaagaggaagaggagacagaacaGGACCACGAAGAAGGAGAAATTGATGGAGAGCATACTTGA
- the sh3d21 gene encoding SH3 domain-containing protein 21 isoform X1, producing MEVLVLLDFESTMGDELTVRSGEVVKDVTKASEEGWLEGELRGKRGIFPANFVKEVPVYLIGDSKREPRSLRKIKRMKQTRKCEVVFAYSPMNEDELRLDVGDTIDIIREIEDGWWMGVKNGKVGAFPSNFVKEIFVSPKDHNEGKIRPKLTEAVFNKEISQRASVRNKAKNGVESCQVMFDYKAKAEDELDLKKGDTVVILRKETEDEGWWEGELNGRCGFFPDNFVMVIPQMDSLQSGTTSQPPARNVDKKPAATTDASAMEKGGPAKAKDHKPEVKDLRSNPPTKVKLPYINKPSPPPVKDKPNKILPNRTNGDVAPAALKQPEEKEANHFDGVDIQTEKLSHPTANRAKPPQRRPPSGLAVAVHAQSSSDETEPELSPKKFQTEKLPGLQKSTENLLPSPAVPDHRPKTPPPVRPAPPKVAVDGRTVTHKEGPTVESLQAELKELRMAVELLQTRHERDMQEVKEELREERNKRMALQEEVQCLKMKH from the exons ATGG AGGTGCTGGTGCTGCTCGACTTCGAGAGCACCATGGGAGACGAGCTCACAGTGAGGTCGGGGGAGGTGGTCAAAGACGTCACCAAGGCCAGCGAGGAGGGATGGCTGGAGGGCGAGCTGAGGGGAAAGAGAGGCATCTTCCCCGCCAACTTTGTCAAG GAGGTGCCAGTCTATTTGATAGGTGACAGCAAGAGGGAACCACGAAGCCTTAGAAAAA TCAAGAGGATGAAGCAGACGAGGAAATGCGAGGTAGTGTTTGCCTACAGCCCCATGAATGAAGATGAGCTGAGGCTGGATGTCGGGGACACCATAGATATCATCAGAGAG ATTGAAGATGGATGGTGGATGGGGGTGAAAAATGGCAAAGTGGGAGCATTTCCGTCAAATTTTGTCAAAGAAATTTTTGTTTCGCCTAAAG ACCACAATGAGGGCAAGATTAGACCCAAACTCACTGAGGCGGTCTTCAATAAGGAG ATATCTCAAAGGGCAAGTgtgagaaacaaagcaaaaaatg GGGTGGAGTCTTGCCAAGTCATGTTTGACTACAAGGCCAAAGCGGAGGATGAGTTGGACCTGAAAAAAGGAGACACTGTTGTGATACTGAGAAAG GAAACAGAAGATGAAGGCTGGTGGGAGGGAGAGCTAAACGGACGCTGTGGCTTCTTTCCTGATAACTTTGTCATGGTGATACCACAGATGGACAGTCTGCAA TCCGGGACTACAAGCCAACCGCCTGCACGCAACGTCGACAAGAAACCCGCAG CGACGACAGACGCCTCAGCGATGGAGAAAGGTGGCCCAGCAAAGGCAAAAG ATCATAAACCAGAGGTTAAGGACCTGAGAAGCAATCCTCCAACCAAAGTCAAGCTGCCATACATCAACAAGCCCAGCCCACCTCCAGTCAAAGACAAACCCAACAAGATTTTGCCTAA CAGAACCAACGGTGATGTGGCTCCTGCCGCACTGAAACAACCGGAGGAGAAGGAGGCCAATCACTTTGACGGAGTGGACATTCAGACCGAAAAGCTGAGTCATCCTACAGCAAACAGAGCCAAACCCCCACAGAGGAGACCACCATCAGGCCTGGCCGTAGCAGTCCAC GCCCAGAGTTCTAGTGACGAGACAGAACCAGAATTATCGCCGAAAAAATTCCAGACTGAGAAATTACCTGGCTTGCAAAAG AGTACAGAAAACCTCCTGCCATCACCTGCAGTGCCTGATCATCGACCCAAGACGCCGCCTCCTGTTCGACCAGCACCACCCAAAGTTGCTGTGGATGGCAGAACTGTGACTCACAAAGAGGGGCCGACTGTGGAAAGCCTGCAGGCTGAGCTCAAAGAGCTGAGGAtggctgtggagctgctacagacACGACACGA GCGAGACATGCAGGAAGTGAAAGAAGAACTGCgggaggagagaaacaaacGAATGGCACTGCAG GAGGAAGTGCAGTGCTTGAAGATGAAGCATTAA
- the sh3d21 gene encoding SH3 domain-containing protein 21 isoform X2 — MEVLVLLDFESTMGDELTVRSGEVVKDVTKASEEGWLEGELRGKRGIFPANFVKEVPVYLIGDSKREPRSLRKIKRMKQTRKCEVVFAYSPMNEDELRLDVGDTIDIIREIEDGWWMGVKNGKVGAFPSNFVKEIFVSPKDHNEGKIRPKLTEAVFNKEISQRASVRNKAKNGVESCQVMFDYKAKAEDELDLKKGDTVVILRKETEDEGWWEGELNGRCGFFPDNFVMVIPQMDSLQSGTTSQPPARNVDKKPAATTDASAMEKGGPAKAKDHKPEVKDLRSNPPTKVKLPYINKPSPPPVKDKPNKILPKTNGDVAPAALKQPEEKEANHFDGVDIQTEKLSHPTANRAKPPQRRPPSGLAVAVHAQSSSDETEPELSPKKFQTEKLPGLQKSTENLLPSPAVPDHRPKTPPPVRPAPPKVAVDGRTVTHKEGPTVESLQAELKELRMAVELLQTRHERDMQEVKEELREERNKRMALQEEVQCLKMKH, encoded by the exons ATGG AGGTGCTGGTGCTGCTCGACTTCGAGAGCACCATGGGAGACGAGCTCACAGTGAGGTCGGGGGAGGTGGTCAAAGACGTCACCAAGGCCAGCGAGGAGGGATGGCTGGAGGGCGAGCTGAGGGGAAAGAGAGGCATCTTCCCCGCCAACTTTGTCAAG GAGGTGCCAGTCTATTTGATAGGTGACAGCAAGAGGGAACCACGAAGCCTTAGAAAAA TCAAGAGGATGAAGCAGACGAGGAAATGCGAGGTAGTGTTTGCCTACAGCCCCATGAATGAAGATGAGCTGAGGCTGGATGTCGGGGACACCATAGATATCATCAGAGAG ATTGAAGATGGATGGTGGATGGGGGTGAAAAATGGCAAAGTGGGAGCATTTCCGTCAAATTTTGTCAAAGAAATTTTTGTTTCGCCTAAAG ACCACAATGAGGGCAAGATTAGACCCAAACTCACTGAGGCGGTCTTCAATAAGGAG ATATCTCAAAGGGCAAGTgtgagaaacaaagcaaaaaatg GGGTGGAGTCTTGCCAAGTCATGTTTGACTACAAGGCCAAAGCGGAGGATGAGTTGGACCTGAAAAAAGGAGACACTGTTGTGATACTGAGAAAG GAAACAGAAGATGAAGGCTGGTGGGAGGGAGAGCTAAACGGACGCTGTGGCTTCTTTCCTGATAACTTTGTCATGGTGATACCACAGATGGACAGTCTGCAA TCCGGGACTACAAGCCAACCGCCTGCACGCAACGTCGACAAGAAACCCGCAG CGACGACAGACGCCTCAGCGATGGAGAAAGGTGGCCCAGCAAAGGCAAAAG ATCATAAACCAGAGGTTAAGGACCTGAGAAGCAATCCTCCAACCAAAGTCAAGCTGCCATACATCAACAAGCCCAGCCCACCTCCAGTCAAAGACAAACCCAACAAGATTTTGCCTAA AACCAACGGTGATGTGGCTCCTGCCGCACTGAAACAACCGGAGGAGAAGGAGGCCAATCACTTTGACGGAGTGGACATTCAGACCGAAAAGCTGAGTCATCCTACAGCAAACAGAGCCAAACCCCCACAGAGGAGACCACCATCAGGCCTGGCCGTAGCAGTCCAC GCCCAGAGTTCTAGTGACGAGACAGAACCAGAATTATCGCCGAAAAAATTCCAGACTGAGAAATTACCTGGCTTGCAAAAG AGTACAGAAAACCTCCTGCCATCACCTGCAGTGCCTGATCATCGACCCAAGACGCCGCCTCCTGTTCGACCAGCACCACCCAAAGTTGCTGTGGATGGCAGAACTGTGACTCACAAAGAGGGGCCGACTGTGGAAAGCCTGCAGGCTGAGCTCAAAGAGCTGAGGAtggctgtggagctgctacagacACGACACGA GCGAGACATGCAGGAAGTGAAAGAAGAACTGCgggaggagagaaacaaacGAATGGCACTGCAG GAGGAAGTGCAGTGCTTGAAGATGAAGCATTAA